One genomic window of Metopolophium dirhodum isolate CAU chromosome 4, ASM1992520v1, whole genome shotgun sequence includes the following:
- the LOC132942284 gene encoding carbonyl reductase [NADPH] 3-like: MELATSRLAIVTGANKGIGYAIVKALCERFDGDVYLTARDVGRGEAAVGRLNELGLKPKFHQLDVTDTGSVSAFAAFVAHSYAGIDVLVNNAAIAFKSDATEPFGEQAEETLRVNYFALRSVCDALFPLLVPGARVVNLSSSTGRLSLIPGEELKRTLSSPLLTIDQLDALMRQFVEKAKGGDHEQSGWPSFSYCVSKVGVSALTFIQQRAFDEGPRTDIVINSVHPGHVTTDMISHNGITFTIEQGAEVPVYLSLLPAGEQNVKGRYVWSDKTIRNWCEC; encoded by the coding sequence ATGGAATTGGCCACTAGCAGACTGGCAATAGTGACAGGCGCCAACAAGGGCATCGGGTACGCCATCGTAAAGGCTCTGTGTGAACGATTCGACGGCGATGTTTACCTTACAGCCCGCGACGTCGGCAGGGGCGAGGCCGCGGTCGGACGGCTGAATGAGCTGGGTCTGAAGCCTAAGTTCCACCAACTGGACGTGACCGACACAGGTAGTGTGTCCGCGTTCGCCGCGTTCGTGGCCCACAGCTACGCGGGCATTGACGTGCTGGTCAACAACGCCGCGATCGCATTCAAGTCGGACGCCACCGAACCGTTCGGCGAACAGGCCGAGGAGACGCTCCGGGTCAACTACTTTGCACTGCGGTCCGTGTGCGACGCGCTGTTCCCATTGCTAGTGCCCGGTGCTCGGGTGGTAAATTTGTCCAGCTCTACCGGCCGCCTGTCACTGATTCCGGGCGAAGAGCTCAAGCGCACGCTGTCCTCGCCTCTGTTGACCATCGACCAGCTGGACGCTCTGATGCGCCAGTTCGTGGAGAAAGCCAAGGGCGGCGATCATGAACAATCTGGATGGCCGTCGTTCTCGTACTGCGTGTCCAAAGTCGGAGTTAGTGCGCTGACATTTATACAACAGAGGGCATTTGATGAAGGCCCCCGGACCGACATTGTGATCAACAGTGTCCACCCTGGCCACGTGACCACGGACATGATCAGTCACAATGGAATAACGTTTACCATTGAACAGGGGGCCGAAGTTCCAGTTTATCTGTCTCTGTTGCCTGCAGGTGAACAAAATGTTAAAGGCCGCTATGTCTGGAGCGACAAGACCATTAGAAACTGGTGCGAATGTTAA
- the LOC132942285 gene encoding carbonyl reductase [NADPH] 1-like — MALATSRLAIVTGGNKGIGYAIVKDLCERFDGDVYLTARDVGRGEAAVGRLNELGLKPKFHQLDVTDTGSVAAFAKFVAHSYAGIDVLVNNAAIAFKAAATEPFGEQAEETLRVNYFALRSVCDALFPLLVPGARVVNLSSSAGRLSMIPGDELKRTLSSPLLTIDQLDALMRQFVEKAKGGNHEQFGWPSSAYSVSKVGVSALTFIQQRAFDVDPRTDIVINSVHPGYVDTDMTSHKGPLTIEQGAEAPVYLSLLPAGEQNVKGRYVWNDKTIKDWCKC; from the coding sequence ATGGCATTGGCAACTAGCAGACTGGCAATAGTGACAGGTGGCAACAAGGGCATCGGGTACGCCATCGTTAAGGATCTGTGTGAGCGATTCGACGGCGATGTTTACCTTACAGCCCGCGACGTCGGCAGGGGCGAGGCCGCGGTCGGACGGCTGAATGAGCTGGGTCTGAAGCCTAAGTTCCACCAGCTGGACGTGACCGACACAGGTAGTGTGGCCGCGTTCGCCAAGTTCGTGGCCCACAGCTATGCGGGCATTGACGTGCTGGTCAACAACGCCGCGATCGCCTTCAAGGCGGCCGCCACCGAACCGTTCGGCGAACAGGCCGAGGAAACGCTCCGGGTCAACTACTTTGCGCTGCGGTCCGTGTGCGACGCACTGTTCCCATTGCTAGTGCCCGGTGCTCGTGTGGTAAATTTGTCCAGCTCTGCCGGACGTCTGTCAATGATCCCGGGCGATGAGCTCAAGCGCACGCTGTCCTCGCCTCTGTTGACCATCGACCAGCTGGACGCTCTGATGCGCCAGTTCGTGGAGAAAGCCAAGGGCGGCAATCATGAACAGTTTGGATGGCCGTCATCGGCATACAGCGTGTCCAAAGTTGGTGTTAGTGCGCTGACATTTATACAACAGAGGGCATTTGATGTTGACCCCAGGACAGACATTGTGATCAACAGTGTCCACCCGGGCTACGTGGACACGGACATGACCAGTCACAAAGGACCGTTAACCATTGAACAGGGAGCCGAAGCACCAGTTTATCTGTCTCTGTTGCCTGCAGGTGAACAAAATGTTAAAGGCCGCTATGTCTGGAACGACAAGACCATTAAGGACTGGTGCAAATGTTAA
- the LOC132943704 gene encoding UDP-glucuronic acid decarboxylase 1, which translates to MFLSDPSKYRHQMLIRINVFLALVIGSSLLLLGLIYCFVSNNGIYNHEFQVSNKKEFQLFENVDSEHSTDLINKLKKDLATANEKIEQLENKMQGFEERIRKPYPNVKYLNYRSKKRILVTGGAGFVGSHLVDKLMKAGHDITVVDNFFTGVKANVEQWIGHANFELIHQDIVNPLFVEVDEIYHLASPASPQHYMFNPVKTIKTNTIGTINMLGLAKRVGAKVLIASTSEVYGDPEVHPQPETYWGHVNPIGPRACYDEGKRVSETLSYAYAKHEKVSVRVARIFNTHGPRMHMNDGRVVSNFILQALRNEPITVYGRGNQTRSFQYVSDLVNGLIALMDSNYTQPVNLGNPTEHTINEFAVIIKGLVGGKSKVITTPAVEDDPQRRKPDITRAMTYLNWKPKVGLKEGLKMTIDYFRQEIKKSQKTV; encoded by the exons ATGTTCCTATCGGACCCGTCCAAGTACAGACATCAAATGTTGATCCGCATAAATGTTTTCCTGGCATTGGTAATAGGCAGTAGCCTGCTTTTGTTGG gaTTAATCTATTGCTTTGTATCAAATAATGGTATTTATAACCATGAATTTCAAGTGTCAAACAAAAAAGAGTTTCagctttttgaaaatgttgattctGAACACAGTACAGATCTTATAAATAAGCTGAAAAAAGATCTTGCTACTGCAAATGAGAAAATAGAACAACTTGAAAACAAGATGCAAGGGTTTGAAGAACGTATCAGAAAGCCTTATCCAAATGTCAAATATCTAAACTACCGTTCAAAAAAACGTATTCTg GTTACTGGTGGAGCTGGTTTTGTTGGATCTCATTTGGTTGATAAATTGATGAAAGCCGGTCATGACATTACTGttgtagataattttttcaCTGGAGTTAAAGCAAATGTTGAACAGTGGATTGGTCATGCTAACTTTGAGTTAATTCATCAAGACATAGTCAATCCTCTTTTTGTTGAAGTAGACGAGATTTATCATTTAGCTTCACCTGCATCACCTCAACATTACATGTTCAACCCAGTAAAAACAATTAAGACTAATACAATAGGAACAATTAATATGTtag GACTGGCAAAGCGAGTAGGTGCCAAAGTCTTAATTGCAAGCACTTCTGAAGTCTATGGTGATCCTGAAGTACACCCACAACCAGAAACTTATTGGGGACATGTCAATCCCATtg GTCCACGTGCTTGTTATGATGAAGGTAAAAGAGTTTCAGAAACATTGAGTTATGCATATGCCAAGCATGAAAAAGTATCAGTTCGTGTCGCcagaatatttaatacacatgGACCTCGAATGCATATGAATGACGGACGGGTAGTTTCCAACTTTATATTACAGGCTCTCCGAAATGAGCCGATTACT gtatacgGTAGAGGTAATCAAACACGTTCATTTCAATATGTATCTGATCTAGTAAATGGATTGATTGCTTTAATGGATTCCAATTATACCCAGCCAGTTAATCTTGGAAACCCAACTGAACATACCATTAACG aaTTTGCTGTAATAATTAAAGGGTTGGTTGGTGGAAAAAGTAAAGTAATCACAACACCTGCTGTAGAAGATGACCCTCAAAGAAGAAAACCAGACATTACAAGAGCAATGACTTACCTAAATTGGAAGCctaag gtgGGTTTAAAAGAAGGTTTAAAAATGACAATTGACTACTTTAGACAAGAAATAAAGAAATCACAAAAAACtgtttga
- the LOC132942755 gene encoding carbonyl reductase [NADPH] 3-like, producing MALATSRLAIVTGANKGIGYAIVKALCERFDGDVYLTARDVGRGEAAVGRLNELGLKPKFHQLDVTDTDSVAAFAAFVAHSYAGIDVLVNNAAIAFKVAATEPFGEQAEETLRVNYFALRTVCDALFPLLVPGARVVNLSGYSGRLSLIPGEELRRTLSSPMLTIDQLDALIRQFVEKAKGGDHKQSGWPSSAYGVSKVGVSALTCILQRQFDLDSRTDIVINSVHPGYVATDMASHKGP from the exons ATGGCATTGGCAACTAGCAGACTGGCAATAGTGACAGGCGCCAACAAGGGCATCGGGTACGCCATCGTAAAGGCTCTGTGTGAACGATTCGACGGCGATGTTTACCTCACAGCCCGCGACGTCGGCAGGGGCGAGGCCGCGGTCGGACGGCTGAATGAGCTGGGTCTGAAGCCTAAGTTCCACCAGCTGGACGTGACCGACACAGATAGTGTGGCCGCGTTCGCCGCGTTCGTGGCCCACAGCTACGCGGGCATTGACGTGCTGGTCAACAACGCCGCGATCGCATTCAAGGTGGCCGCCACCGAACCGTTCGGCGAACAGGCCGAGGAGACGCTCCGGGTCAACTACTTTGCACTGCGGACCGTGTGCGACGCGCTGTTCCCATTGCTAGTGCCCGGTGCTCGTGTGGTAAATTTGTCCGGCTATAGCGGCCGCCTGTCACTGATTCCGGGCGAAGAGCTTAGGCGAACGCTGTCCTCGCCTATGTTGACCATCGACCAGCTGGACGCTCTGATACGCCAGTTCGTGGAGAAAGCCAAGGGCGGCGATCATAAACAATCCGGATGGCCGTCGTCCGCGTACGGCGTGTCCAAAGTCGGAGTTAGTGCGCTGACATGTATACTACAGAGGCAATTCGATTTAGACTCCAGGACAGACATTGTGATCAACAGTGTCCACCCTGGCTACGTGGCCACGGACATGGCCAGTCACAAAGGACC GTGA